A section of the Hippea sp. KM1 genome encodes:
- the purC gene encoding phosphoribosylaminoimidazolesuccinocarboxamide synthase codes for MVEETNLLYEGKAKKVYETDDPNLLIIYFKDDATAFNGKKHAIIDEKGALNKAITVKAFGWMNECGITNHFVEENSGREIVVKRLKMIPVEVVVRNIAAGSIAKRLGLKQGQKLPRPIIEFYYKSDELDDPMINEDHITAFGWADEETIKKMKEMALKVNDCLRERFDKAGIELVDFKLEFGFDNDGNLLVGDEFTPDGSRLWDKETGEVLDKDRFRKDLGDLIEGYEKIMMKISRV; via the coding sequence ATGGTTGAAGAGACGAATCTGTTGTATGAGGGTAAGGCCAAGAAGGTCTATGAGACTGATGATCCTAATCTTCTGATAATATACTTCAAAGACGACGCAACGGCATTTAACGGAAAGAAACACGCCATTATAGACGAAAAGGGTGCTCTGAATAAAGCCATAACGGTTAAGGCCTTTGGATGGATGAATGAGTGCGGCATAACCAACCACTTTGTTGAGGAGAACTCCGGCAGGGAGATAGTGGTAAAAAGGCTTAAGATGATACCCGTTGAGGTTGTCGTAAGAAACATTGCAGCCGGTTCTATCGCAAAAAGGCTCGGCTTAAAGCAGGGTCAGAAGCTTCCAAGACCCATCATAGAATTCTATTACAAAAGCGACGAGTTGGATGACCCGATGATAAACGAAGACCATATAACGGCATTTGGATGGGCGGATGAGGAGACAATCAAGAAGATGAAGGAGATGGCCCTAAAGGTTAACGACTGCTTAAGGGAGAGGTTTGACAAGGCAGGTATAGAGCTTGTGGACTTCAAATTGGAGTTTGGCTTTGACAACGACGGCAATCTGCTTGTGGGCGATGAGTTTACGCCGGACGGTTCGAGGTTGTGGGATAAAGAGACCGGTGAGGTTTTGGATAAAGACCGATTCAGAAAGGATTTAGGCGATCTCATTGAGGGGTATGAGAAGATAATGATGAAGATATCAAGGGTTTAG
- the purS gene encoding phosphoribosylformylglycinamidine synthase subunit PurS, whose amino-acid sequence MKYIVIVKPKKAILDPQGKAIKKVAEDYLQAKIKDIRVGKYFEVELNEENDELIEKLAKNILSNEVIEDYEVRKA is encoded by the coding sequence ATGAAATACATCGTCATAGTCAAGCCTAAGAAGGCCATACTGGATCCTCAAGGCAAGGCTATAAAGAAGGTGGCAGAGGACTATCTGCAGGCTAAGATCAAAGACATCAGGGTGGGTAAATACTTCGAGGTCGAGCTTAATGAGGAAAACGACGAGTTGATAGAAAAATTAGCAAAGAACATCCTATCAAATGAGGTAATCGAGGATTACGAGGTAAGAAAGGCGTGA
- the purQ gene encoding phosphoribosylformylglycinamidine synthase I — protein sequence MRIGIVRFLGTNCDFDCKYACDVLGVESDFIWHEEQKIDGFDVVILPGGFSYGDYLRCGALAKFSPVMKAIREFAKKGGYVMGICNGFQILLESGLLKGSLLRNKNLRFIHKDVHLRVENSRCYFTKGLEGKTLKMPIAHGDGNYFCSEDYLKYLQDNEMIVLRYASKDGNPSDECNPNGSIYNIAGICNESGNVFGLMPHPERAVGDLGSDGEYIWARLLGG from the coding sequence GTGAGGATTGGAATAGTTAGATTTCTTGGAACGAATTGCGATTTTGATTGTAAATACGCCTGTGATGTTTTGGGTGTTGAGTCGGATTTTATCTGGCATGAAGAGCAAAAGATAGATGGCTTTGATGTTGTGATTTTGCCCGGTGGCTTTTCATACGGGGATTACCTAAGATGCGGAGCTTTAGCAAAGTTCTCACCCGTTATGAAGGCCATAAGGGAGTTTGCAAAAAAAGGCGGCTATGTCATGGGCATCTGCAACGGTTTTCAGATACTTCTGGAGAGTGGGCTTTTGAAGGGTTCGCTCCTTAGGAATAAAAACCTCAGGTTTATCCATAAGGATGTCCATTTGAGGGTTGAAAACAGCAGGTGCTATTTTACAAAAGGCCTTGAAGGCAAAACGCTCAAGATGCCTATAGCTCACGGCGACGGCAATTACTTCTGCAGCGAGGATTACCTAAAATACCTTCAAGATAATGAGATGATAGTTTTAAGATACGCATCAAAAGACGGCAACCCCTCCGATGAATGTAATCCAAACGGCTCGATATACAACATAGCCGGTATTTGCAATGAAAGCGGTAATGTATTTGGATTGATGCCCCATCCCGAAAGGGCTGTGGGGGATCTGGGGAGCGATGGTGAATATATCTGGGCAAGACTCCTTGGGGGTTAG
- the hemL gene encoding glutamate-1-semialdehyde 2,1-aminomutase has protein sequence MFDKSRELFEEAKKYIAGGVNSPVRAFKNVGRHPLFINRAKGSKIYDEDGNEFIDYVNSWGPTILGHADDEVINKTKDALDRGFSFGAPTILETELAKRIVRAFDSIEVVRFVNSGTEAAMSAIRLARGFTGRDNILKFSGCYHGHSDSLLVGAGSGSSTFGIPSSKGVPADFAKHTLLAEFNDLDMVEDIFKRYGDSIAAIVIEPVAGNMGLIRPIEGFLEGLRSVCDKYGTLLIFDEVMTGFRLTYGGAQHIYNITPDITILGKVVGGGFPVACFGAKREIMEYLAPEGPVYQAGTLSGNPVAMACGIATLDILKRKNPYRDLDKNTSKLVSRILGLASQYGIPASGESIGSMFSIFFTEEKPVNYKGVQKSDLRLFTNYFIGLLERGIYIPPSQFESNFITIKHSLEDIENTLVALEEVFSEIASGKFYV, from the coding sequence ATGTTTGATAAGAGCAGGGAGCTTTTTGAGGAGGCCAAAAAATACATAGCCGGAGGTGTCAACAGCCCCGTCAGGGCTTTTAAGAATGTGGGAAGGCATCCGCTTTTTATAAACAGGGCTAAGGGTTCTAAGATTTACGATGAGGATGGAAATGAGTTTATCGACTATGTAAACAGCTGGGGTCCTACAATCTTAGGCCATGCCGATGATGAGGTCATAAACAAAACCAAGGATGCTCTGGATAGGGGTTTTAGCTTTGGTGCACCCACAATACTTGAGACGGAGCTTGCCAAAAGAATAGTCAGGGCGTTTGATTCAATAGAGGTTGTGAGGTTTGTGAACTCAGGCACAGAAGCCGCCATGAGTGCCATCAGGCTTGCAAGGGGCTTTACCGGCAGGGATAATATACTTAAATTCAGCGGCTGCTATCACGGCCATTCCGATAGCCTGCTGGTTGGTGCAGGCTCAGGCTCAAGCACATTCGGCATACCATCAAGTAAAGGGGTTCCTGCAGACTTTGCCAAGCATACGCTGCTTGCTGAGTTTAACGATTTAGATATGGTTGAGGATATATTCAAAAGATACGGCGATTCAATAGCCGCAATAGTGATAGAGCCCGTTGCAGGCAATATGGGCTTGATTAGGCCTATAGAGGGTTTCTTAGAAGGACTTAGAAGCGTATGCGACAAATACGGCACTCTGTTGATATTTGATGAGGTGATGACAGGCTTCAGGCTAACATACGGTGGAGCGCAACATATATACAACATAACACCCGACATTACGATACTGGGAAAGGTTGTTGGTGGGGGTTTTCCTGTGGCCTGTTTTGGGGCAAAGAGGGAAATCATGGAGTATTTAGCCCCTGAAGGCCCTGTGTATCAGGCAGGGACCTTAAGCGGAAACCCCGTTGCAATGGCCTGCGGAATAGCCACATTGGACATATTAAAGAGGAAAAACCCCTATAGGGATCTGGACAAAAACACAAGCAAATTAGTGTCGAGGATTTTGGGTCTTGCCAGCCAATACGGCATACCGGCAAGCGGGGAGTCTATAGGGTCGATGTTTAGCATATTCTTCACAGAGGAGAAACCTGTAAACTATAAAGGTGTTCAAAAGAGCGACTTAAGACTTTTTACCAATTACTTCATAGGGTTGCTTGAGCGGGGTATTTACATACCACCATCCCAGTTTGAGTCCAACTTTATAACAATAAAACATTCGCTTGAGGATATAGAAAATACGCTTGTTGCCTTGGAAGAGGTCTTTAGCGAGATTGCAAGCGGCAAGTTTTATGTATGA
- a CDS encoding AtpZ/AtpI family protein — protein sequence MNDRKKRQQKVRFYLELYDATTIGFSVVLSILFGGGLGYWLDKKFNSSHHWLFFLFLAFGIIAGFKNMFYGIRKVDKSLDEDNDKKT from the coding sequence ATGAACGATCGCAAGAAAAGGCAACAGAAGGTAAGGTTTTATTTAGAGCTATACGATGCCACCACCATAGGCTTTAGCGTGGTTTTATCCATCCTGTTTGGTGGTGGCCTGGGCTATTGGCTGGATAAGAAGTTCAACTCATCCCACCATTGGCTGTTCTTTCTTTTTTTGGCTTTTGGCATAATAGCGGGCTTTAAAAATATGTTCTATGGCATAAGAAAGGTTGATAAGAGCTTAGATGAAGATAACGATAAAAAGACTTGA